The sequence below is a genomic window from Oscillospiraceae bacterium.
ATGTTCTCCTTGACGAAGCGGAAGCTGTCGCCCAGCAGCTCGGCGCCGATGGGCACCAGGTCGTAGGTCTCGGCGTCCATGAAGTAGTACAGGTCGCCGTCGTTGTAGCTGTACTCCATGTCCTTGCGCTCCACAAAGGCCTGCTCGAACTTGGCGGTGGGGTTGAAGGAGGTCTCCGTCACGCCGCCGGTGATGACGTTCCTCATCTTGGTGCGGACAAAGGCGGCGCCCTTGCCGGGCTTCACGTGCTGGAACTCGACCACCTGCATGACCTGGCCGTCCATCTCGAAGGTCACGCCGTTGCGGAAATCACTGGCAGTTATCGTAGGCATTGGTATTCATCCTCCAAAAAAGGTTTTTCTCAAAATTTAGCTAAATTATTTTACCCTATTATTCCCCTCTTTGCAAGGGTTTTTACAGAATAATCAGCTGCTTGGGCGACTTTGTCAGGATGTCGCAGCCCGTTTCGGTCATAATCACCACGTCCTCGATCCGCACGCCGAATTTCCCGGGCAGGTAGATGCCCGGCTCGGCGGACACGGCGGCCCCCACGGGCATGGGGGTGGCGTCGGCGGTGTTGGCGTTGGGGGACTCGTGGATCTCGATGCCCACGCTGTGGCCGTAGCCGTGGCCGAAGCAGTCCCCGTACCCCGCGTCCTCGATGACCTTGCGGGCGGCGGCGTCGATCTCCCTGCCGGGCACGCCGGCCTTGGAGGCGGCGATGCCCGCCAGCTGGGCCCGGAGCACGGTGTCGTACACGCGGCGCATCTCCTCGGTGGGCTCCCCCACCGCCACGGTGCGGGTCATGTCGGAGCAGTAGCCGCCGTAGATACAGCCGAAGTCCATGGTGATAAAGCTGCCCGGCTCCACCTTGCGCTCGCCGGGGATGCCGTGGGGCAGGCTGCCGTTGGGCCCGGTGACCACGATGGGGTCGAAGGACATCTTCTGCGCCCCGAAGCGCAGCATGTCGTACTCCAGCTTGGCGGCGATCTCCTTCTCGGTCATGCCGGGGCGGATGAACTTGACGATCTCGTCGAAGGCGCGGTCGGTGATCTCCTGCGCCTTGGCCATGAGGGCG
It includes:
- the efp gene encoding elongation factor P, producing the protein MPTITASDFRNGVTFEMDGQVMQVVEFQHVKPGKGAAFVRTKMRNVITGGVTETSFNPTAKFEQAFVERKDMEYSYNDGDLYYFMDAETYDLVPIGAELLGDSFRFVKENMVCKINSYKGKIFAVEPPTFVELEVTETDPGFKGDTATNVTKPAKLETDTEIKVPLFINPGDRIKIDTRTGEYLERCKG
- the pepQ gene encoding peptidase M24, which codes for MNHLKQIAAGLDEYGLDAMMLTSEPGEFYAVGFHGEGVVLVTRSECRYYTDSRYIEAAGNTVTGAQIIMTDRTKNFKVLVEQAVGELGIQKLGFEENYMTVAQHGMYTAALSCELLPAQKLVNTLRAAKDQEEIALMAKAQEITDRAFDEIVKFIRPGMTEKEIAAKLEYDMLRFGAQKMSFDPIVVTGPNGSLPHGIPGERKVEPGSFITMDFGCIYGGYCSDMTRTVAVGEPTEEMRRVYDTVLRAQLAGIAASKAGVPGREIDAAARKVIEDAGYGDCFGHGYGHSVGIEIHESPNANTADATPMPVGAAVSAEPGIYLPGKFGVRIEDVVIMTETGCDILTKSPKQLIIL